Proteins encoded by one window of Aphis gossypii isolate Hap1 chromosome X, ASM2018417v2, whole genome shotgun sequence:
- the LOC114121122 gene encoding syntaxin-16-like isoform X1 produces the protein MTTRSMADIYMMLRNKSKQSIHPFKAFKHSNYGTDSKECVNDKISLMEAGRANEIRAQEICPPPWTGLFEDARYSITCLQNKLEELRSLQDAHLLRSSAKLNDSNLLEKYIRDLTFEITRIFASTKKTINQILLHYSNGLYNNKESQFSYNESSSLMLSLQNIFNEFRNSQKDYRKKIKRLECVSLQTLFETEDNSSKCSLLSINEKFSSNDFGQQLQMLQSNQTRTFAAILVEEENAKMAVQLESKANQMASTIVELNNIFKEVTHMTYQQGSVLDRIDYNIKQAEIEVDHGVENRIESENCHKRKIKCILVLVPITFVLLILFKLATF, from the exons atgacaacTAGAAGCATGGCAGACATATATATGATGTTGAGAAATAAATCCAAGCAGAGTATTCATCCGTTTAAAGCATTTAAGCATAGCAATTACGGTACAGATAGCAAAGAATGTGTTAATGACAAAATATCGTTGATGGAAGCCGGTCGAGCTAATGAAATACGTGCTCAGGAAATATGTCCACCTCCGTGGACTGGATTATTTGAAGACGCTCGATATTCTATTACCTG TTTACAGAATAAATTGGAAGAATTGCGTTCATTGCAAGATGCACATTTGTTGAGATCTTCAGCAAAGCTAAATGATTCTAACTTACTAGAGAAATATATCCGAGATCTTACATTCGAAATTACTAGa aTATTTgcttcaacaaaaaaaacaattaatcaaaTCCTATTACATTATTCAAATGGACTATACAACAACAAAGAATCCCAATTTTCATACAATGAGTCATCTTCTCTAATGTTATcgctacaaaatattttcaacgaaTTTCGAAATTCACAAAAAGACTATCGCAAAA aaatcaaACGTTTAGAATGCGTATCGTTACAAACCCTATTTGAAACCGAAGACAACTCGTCTAAATGtagtttattaagtattaacgaAAAATTTTCATCTAATGATTTTGGACAACAATTGCAGATGCTACAATCGAATCAAACACGGACATTCGCTGCTATACTTGTCGAAGAAGAAAACGCTAAAATGGCCGTACAGTTAGAAAGCAAAGCGAATCAGATGGCCAGTACTATTGTTGAACTTAACAACATATTTAAAGAAGTTACACACATGACCTATCAACAa GGTAGTGTTTTGGATCGGATAgactacaatattaaacaGGCTGAAATTGAAGTTGACCATGGTGTAGAAAATCGTATTGAATCAGAAAATTGTCataaacgaaaaattaaatgtattttggtTTTAGTTCCCATTACTTTTGTGTTGTTAATTCTTTTTAAGCTAGCAACTTTTTAA
- the LOC114121122 gene encoding syntaxin-16-like isoform X2, protein MADIYMMLRNKSKQSIHPFKAFKHSNYGTDSKECVNDKISLMEAGRANEIRAQEICPPPWTGLFEDARYSITCLQNKLEELRSLQDAHLLRSSAKLNDSNLLEKYIRDLTFEITRIFASTKKTINQILLHYSNGLYNNKESQFSYNESSSLMLSLQNIFNEFRNSQKDYRKKIKRLECVSLQTLFETEDNSSKCSLLSINEKFSSNDFGQQLQMLQSNQTRTFAAILVEEENAKMAVQLESKANQMASTIVELNNIFKEVTHMTYQQGSVLDRIDYNIKQAEIEVDHGVENRIESENCHKRKIKCILVLVPITFVLLILFKLATF, encoded by the exons ATGGCAGACATATATATGATGTTGAGAAATAAATCCAAGCAGAGTATTCATCCGTTTAAAGCATTTAAGCATAGCAATTACGGTACAGATAGCAAAGAATGTGTTAATGACAAAATATCGTTGATGGAAGCCGGTCGAGCTAATGAAATACGTGCTCAGGAAATATGTCCACCTCCGTGGACTGGATTATTTGAAGACGCTCGATATTCTATTACCTG TTTACAGAATAAATTGGAAGAATTGCGTTCATTGCAAGATGCACATTTGTTGAGATCTTCAGCAAAGCTAAATGATTCTAACTTACTAGAGAAATATATCCGAGATCTTACATTCGAAATTACTAGa aTATTTgcttcaacaaaaaaaacaattaatcaaaTCCTATTACATTATTCAAATGGACTATACAACAACAAAGAATCCCAATTTTCATACAATGAGTCATCTTCTCTAATGTTATcgctacaaaatattttcaacgaaTTTCGAAATTCACAAAAAGACTATCGCAAAA aaatcaaACGTTTAGAATGCGTATCGTTACAAACCCTATTTGAAACCGAAGACAACTCGTCTAAATGtagtttattaagtattaacgaAAAATTTTCATCTAATGATTTTGGACAACAATTGCAGATGCTACAATCGAATCAAACACGGACATTCGCTGCTATACTTGTCGAAGAAGAAAACGCTAAAATGGCCGTACAGTTAGAAAGCAAAGCGAATCAGATGGCCAGTACTATTGTTGAACTTAACAACATATTTAAAGAAGTTACACACATGACCTATCAACAa GGTAGTGTTTTGGATCGGATAgactacaatattaaacaGGCTGAAATTGAAGTTGACCATGGTGTAGAAAATCGTATTGAATCAGAAAATTGTCataaacgaaaaattaaatgtattttggtTTTAGTTCCCATTACTTTTGTGTTGTTAATTCTTTTTAAGCTAGCAACTTTTTAA